Part of the Patescibacteria group bacterium genome, TTGATGTTTTATTTACTCTCAACGAGGTCAAGGGGCGCTGTGGTATATTCTTATAGTGCGTTTATTTTCTTCGTGGGTATTTGGGTAATGTCAACAGGATTGTTTGGGTTGCTTAAGGATGAAGCGACGGGAGTATTTTGGTCAAGAATGGCTAACTACGCCGCGATAATGATAATGGTCGTGTTTGTATATTTTGCATACGCCTATCCGTATTTTTTGATGCGATTTTCAAGAGCGTATAAATATTTTTTAACCGCAATAGCCGCCATCTTCTTAGCCCTTAACTTCTTCACAGAACATTTAACTAAAAGTGTAGTTATAAGCGACCAGATAAATCGGGAAACTTTCGGTGATCTATTCTGGTTGTATGTTGCGGTTTTAATTGCACTATATGTCTGGGCAATATATAAAATCATTTCAAAATATCGACTCGCCGAAGGCACGCATAAGAATAATTTGTTGATATTATTGATTGGATTTGTTGGATCGGGAGTAATTGGGAT contains:
- a CDS encoding histidine kinase N-terminal 7TM domain-containing protein is translated as MTAETHSIILLILAGLEFLLMFYLLSTRSRGAVVYSYSAFIFFVGIWVMSTGLFGLLKDEATGVFWSRMANYAAIMIMVVFVYFAYAYPYFLMRFSRAYKYFLTAIAAIFLALNFFTEHLTKSVVISDQINRETFGDLFWLYVAVLIALYVWAIYKIISKYRLAEGTHKNNLLILLIGFVGSGVIGIFFNAVMPLFGGTQSYFIGTEATVIWLSVTTYIVFKK